From the Alphaproteobacteria bacterium genome, the window CAACCCGGTGGCGGTGCCGGCAAGCGCCGTGGCGGCGCAGTAGGCCGCGGCCGCAATGCAATCGGGGGCGGCCACGCCGTCCGGCGCCGCCGCCCCCGATCCCGTCCGCCCCAGAGGGGCTTCGGCGCGCCCGGCCTACTGGCCGGGGATGCTGACCACCTCGATCTCGATCGCGCTGTAATAGGCCGCGACGTTGGCGATGTCCTCGTCGCTCAGCCCCTGGGCGATGATCGACATCTGCTGGTGGGTCCGCTCGCCGGAGCGGAACAGCTCGAGCTGCCGCTCCAGGTAGAAGGTGCTCTCGCCGCCGATGTTGGGCGCGTCCGGCACCTTGGCGATGCCGTCCAGCCCGTGGCAGACGCCGCAGACGCTGGCGACCTGGCGGCCGGCTTCGATGTCGCCGGTGGCCAGGGCCGGGCCGGCGACAAACGCCGCCGGAGCGGCCGCGAGCAGCAGAAGCAGCCCGCGAGCGCCCCGGCGCGTCAGCCTCGATCGATCAGTTGCCGACATAGGAGATGCGATAGATCGCGCCGGCAAGGTCGTCCGACACCAGCAGCGAGCCGTCGGCCATCTGCTTCACGTCGACCGGACGACCCATGTACTCGCCCGTGCCCAGCAGCCAGCCGTCGGCGAACACCTCGGTGCTGGCGGCACTGCCGTCCTCGTTCAGCGCGGTGAACATCACCCGGGCGCCGACCGGGTCGGTGCGGTTCCACGAGCCGTGCTGGGCGGAGAAGATGCCGCCCTGGTAGCGGGCCGGGAACATCGAGCCGGTGTAGAAGGTCATGCCCAGGTCGGCGGCATGTGCGTCCATCTCGACCTCCGGGAAGACCACGTCGGCCGGCGGCTCGTCGTTCTTGTACTCGTTGGTGCGGACGTCACCGCCGCCGTACCACGGGAAGCCGAAATTCTGCCCCAGCGCGGTGGCGCGGTTCAGCTCGCCCGGCGGGATCAGGTCGCCCATGCCGTCGACCTGGTTGTCGGTGAACCACAGCTCGCCATTGGCCGGGTTGAAGTCCAGGCCGACCGAGTTGCGGATGCCGCGGGCATAGACCTCGCGGCCGGTGCCGTCGCGGTTGATCCGGATGATGCCGCCGATGCCGACCTCGCTGTAGAGGTCCGCCTTCTCCGGCGGCGGCACGTTGTAGGGCTGGCCCAGCGAGATATACATCTTGCCGTCGGGCCCGAAGGTGCAGATGCGCGCGGTGTGGTTGAAGGATTCCTCCTCCACCGGGATCAGCTCGCCCTGCGGCACCACCACGCCGACCGCGACGTCCGGGCCTTCGTAGAAGAACTCGGCGGCCGGGAAGACCAGCACGCGGTTCTGCTCGGCGATGTACAGGAAGCCGTCGTCGGTGAAGCAGACGCCGTTCGGAATGTTGAAGGCGATCGACGGCGCGAAGCGCTTGACCTCGTCGCCGACGCGGTCGCGGTTGCGGTCGGTGACCACCCAGACCGCGTCCTTCCGCGTGCCGACGAACACCGCGATGTTGGTGCCGACCGCCATGTGGCGGGCGTCGGGCACCACGGCGAACAGGTCGATCTGGAAGCCGGCGGGCAGGTTGATCTGCTCAAGATTGGCCCGCAGCTGGTCGGCATAGGGGCCGTCCTGTTCCACCCAGCCCATGTCGCCGGAGGTTCCGGTCGACTGCATGTTCTGCAGCGTCTGCAGATTGTCCTGGGCCAGCGCGGGGACCGCGGCGCAGGCGAGGCAGGCCGAGGCCAGCCAAAGCGCTTTTCGCATCTTGTTATCCTCCCATTGTGGTCGTGGCCGGCGTTCTTGCGGTCGGGGCCGCAGCGCGGGCCTTGGTTGCCGAGGATCCGGCATCGCAATGTTAACGATATCATACGCGGCGTCGAGAAAAACGTAATGACATGTTTCATATGTAACCCGTGAACCGTCCGGCCCGCCGACGCGACCTATGCGGCGAACGGCCGGCCGTGGTGGACCGGCCTGCAATGTGCAGGAACCGAACGATGCTGATCCGGGCCCACGCGATCCTCGCCGCCGCGCTCGCCGCGACCGTGCCGATGACGGCCGGCGCCCAGGGCACCCAGCTGGCCGAACTGTCCATTCCGGTGCCCGCCGCGGAATTGCCGGCGGCGCCGACCGCGGCGGCCCTTGCCGGCGACGCCCTGCCGGACCCGTCGGCCGCCGCCATCGTCGCCAGCGTGCTCGCCATGGCGCCGGACGGAAGCTGGGCCGATCTGTCGATCGCCGCGCTGGTGCAGAACAACGGCGGCGACTTCGTGTCGGCCGGCGGCCTGCAGGCGGTGCTGCTGACCGCGACCGATGGGCGCAGCCTCGCCCAGGTCGATTTCGCCATGCTGCCGGCCGGCGGCGCGGTCCGCCTGCCGGCGGTGCTGCGCGTCCGCGCCGACGATGCCGCCCTGCCCGACCTTGTGCTGCAGGTCGCCTACGACGCCGACATCCGGCTCGATGCCAACGCCGCCAACGACGACTGCCGGATGACCAACAACGTCGTGCGCATGACCGCCGCCGAGCTGCGCGCCGCCGCCTTCGGCGCCTGACCGGCCGCCGCCCGCCCCGCGTTGCCCGGCCGCCGCGGGCCATGCTAGCGTCCGCGCCGCCGCCGGGGCACGGTCCTGCGAAGACGGACCGACCCGCGCCAGGGGGGACAGGGAGCGACGCGTGCGTCCGCGCAGGGAACGATGAAAGCCGGCCAAGGCGCCACGCCGGAACAGACCTCGACCGCCATCGCGATCCGTAACCTTTCGCTGACCTTCCAGGCCAACGATCAGCCGGTGCATGCCCTGGCCTCGGTCGACCTCGACGTCGCCCGCGGCGAGTTCGTTTCCCTGATCGGGCCGTCCGGCTGCGGCAAGACCACACTGATGCGGGTGATCGCCGACCTGGAGCAACCCTCCGCGGGCACGGTGCAGGTGTTCGGCCGCAGCCCGACCGAAGCGCGGCTGGCCCGGCTCTATGGCTATGTGTTCCAGGCGCCGACCCTGCAGGCGTGGCGCACCGTCGCCCGCAACGTCACGCTACCGCTCGAGATCATCGGCGTCCCGGCTGCGGAGCGCCGGCGGCGGGCCGAGGCCGGGCTGGCGATGGTCGGCCTCGGCGGTTTCGAGGGCAAATATCCCTGGCAGCTCTCCGGCGGCATGCAGCAGCGGGTGTCGATCGCCCGCGCGCTGTCGTTCGATCCCGAGCTGCTGCTGATGGACGAGCCGTTCGGCGCGCTCGACGAGATCACCCGCGACCATCTGAACGAGGAGCTGCTGGCGCTGTGGGCGAAGACCGGCAAGACCGCGATCTTCGTCACCCATTCCATCGCCGAGGCCGTCTTCCTGTCGACGCGCATCGTGGTGATGAGCCGGCGCCCGGGGCGCATCGTCGAGACGATCCCGTGCACCCTGCCGCCGGACCGCGACCTGACCGTCCGCGACGCGCCGGAGTTTCTCGAGATCGCGGCGCATGTCCGGCGCGCCCTGCGCGACAGCCACAGCTATGACGACTGACGCCGCGGTATCGTCGCGCCGGACGCGGCGCGGTGCCGTCGCGGTCGTCGTCGCCGGGCTCGTCGCCGTCTGGTACCTCGTCGCCGTGCCGCTGAACGGGGCACAGCTGGAAGACCTCTATGCCCGCATCGACCCGGATCGCAGTTTCAGCTTCGGCGAACGCCTGTCGGCAACCTGGGACAGCGGCCGCCCGATGCTGCCAACGCCGGACCTGATCGCCGCCGATTTCTGGACCAGCGCGACCGAAGCCGCGGTCACCAGCAAGCGCAATATCCTCTACCACGCCGCAGTCACCACCGGCGCCACCGTGCTCGGCTTCGCCCTCGGCGCGCTGATGGGCGTGGCGCTGGCGGTCGGGCTGGTCCACCTGCGCACGCTGGACGCCAGCCTGATGCCGTGGCTGATCGCCTCGCAGACGATCCCGATCCTGGCCATCGCGCCGATGCTGCTGGCGGTGCTCGGCACGCTGGGCCTGACCGGACTGGCGCCGAAGGCGGCGATCGCGATGTATCTGTGCTTCTTCCCGGTGACGGTCGGCATGGTGAAGGGGCTGCGCGCGCCCGACCGGCTGGCCCTGGACCTGATGCGCACCTATTCGGCCAGCGGCGGCCAGGTGCTGGCCAAGCTGCGCTTCCCTACCGCGATGCCCTATCTGTTCGCCAGCCTGAAGGTCGCGATCGCGCTGGGCCTGGTCGGCACCATGGTTGCCGAGCTGTCGACCGGCGGCCAGGCCGGGCTCGGCGGCCGGCTGCTGACCGCGTCGTACAACGGCGACATGGTGCACATGTGGACCGCGCTGGTGACCTCGTCCGTGCTGGCAATCCTGCTGGTCTGGGCGGTCGGGCTGGCCGAGCGGGCGATGGCGCGATCCACCGGCGCCCTGCGGCCGGGCAGCCGGGCATGAGCCCGCAGCGCGCCCGCACGGCCGGCCTGCTGGCCGACCTGGCCGCCGCGATGCTGACCGCGCCGCTGTTCGTCAGCACCCTGGTCGACGGCACCGGCGCCGCCGCAACGGCGGCGGCGCTGTTCGCCCCGCTGGCGGTCGCTGCGCTGGCGCTGCTGCCGCGAGCCCCGACGCTGCCGCTGCGCCTGCTGCCGTTCGCCTGCGCCGTCGTCGGTGCCGCCGCACCGCTGCTGATCCTCGACGGCGGCAGCGCCGGACCGACGCTGTGGCTCTACATGATCGGCTACACCGCACTGCTTTGGCGCAGTCTGGCGCTGCTGGCCGCCGAAGGCGTGCCGCGCCCGATCTCGCGCGGGCTGGTCGCCGCGGTCTTCGGCATCGGGCTGGTCTGGTACTGGCAGGTGATCGTCGCCGGCTTCGGCGTGCCGCGCGAGCTGCTGCCGGCGCCGTCGGCGATCGCGGCCGAATTCGCCGGGCAGACCGGCGTGCTGTGGTCGGACTTCGTGGTGACCTTCTTTCTGTCGGTGCTGCCCGGATTCGCGGTCGGCAGCGCGGCCGGGTTCCTGTTCGCGCTGGCGGTCGACGGCCGGCCGTTCCTCGCCCGCGGCCTGCTGCCGCTGGGCAGCGCGTTCAGCGCGATACCGATCGTCGCGGTCGCGCCGATCATGATCATGTGGTTCGGTTCCGGCCCGGAATCCAAGGCCGCCGTCGTGGTGCTGATGACCTTCTTCCCGATGATGGTCAACACGCTCGGCGGCCTCGCCACCGTGGACCGCATGGAGCTCGACCTGATGCACTCCTACGGGGCCGGCTACTGGACGCGCCTGCTCAAGCTGCGGCTGCCGACCGCCCTGCCCTTCGTCTTCACTGCGTTGAAGATCAACGCGACCCTGGCGATGATCGGCGCCATCGTGTCGGAATTCTTCGGCTCGCCGCTGGCCGGCATGGGCTTCCGCATCAGCGCGATGATCGGGCGGCTGAACCTGGAGATGGTGTGGTCGACCATCGCCGTGGCGGCCCTGGCCGGCTCGCTGTTCTACGGCATCTGGGCGGTGCTGGAGCGGATCTTCACCTTCTGGCACCCGGCCCAGCGGCGCTAGGCCGCCGCATGCCCGCGCGGCGCCGGCCGACGTCCACGCCGGCTTTGCCAGCCGGCGCACATCGGGTTAAGAGTGGCGCACGACCGCCGGCCGGCAAGGTCCCGGCAGAGGGCGGCACGCGTCACCGAGGGAGACAGTTCGAATGCGCAAGATTGCCCTGCTCGCCACCGTTTTCGGGGCGGTCGGCTTCGCCGGGTCGGCCCAGGCCCTGGACGAGTTCACGCTGCAACTGAAATGGGTCACCCAGGCCCAGTTCGCCGGCTACTACTACGCGCTCGAGCACGGCTACTACGAGGAAGAGGGGCTGGACGTCACCATCAACCCGGGCGGGCCGGATGTGAACCCGATCCAGGTGCTGATCGGCGGCGGCGCCGACGCGACGGTGGAATGGCTCGGCAACCCGCTGGCGACGCGCGAGGCCGGCACGCCGATCGTCAACATCGCCCAGATCTACAACCGGTCCGGCCTCGGCCTGACCTGCCCGGTGTCGACCGGCATCGAGAAGCCGGAAGACCTGGCCGGCCACAAGGTCGGCACGTGGTTCTTCGGCAACGAGTATCCGACCTTTGCATTCATCAGCAACCTGGGCCTGACCTACCAGGGCGACAATCCCGACGTCGAGGTGATCAAGGTCGGCTTCAACGTCGACCCGCTGCTCAACGGCGAGGTCGATTGCATCACCACCATGACCTACAACGAATACTACCAGATCCTGCAGGCGGGCTTCGCGCCGGAGGACCTGCGCGTGTTCCAGTACGAGGACTATGACGCCTCCGTGCTCGAGGACGGCCTGTACACGCTCGAATCCTCGATCGCCGACCCGGCGATGAACGACAAGCTGGTCCGGTTCGTCCGCGCCAGCATCCGCGGCTGGGCCGATTCGACCACCGACCAGCAGGGCGCGGTCGACGCGGTGGTCGAGAACGACGAGACCGGGCTCAGCCAGTCGATGGACAAGCAGGTCTATGCCATGGAGCAGGTCGCCAAGCTGGTCGAGCCCGGCGCGCATGGCGTCGGCTATCTCGACCCGGCCGCGTTCGACCGCTCGGTCGACGTGCTGCTGATCGGCGGCGGCGACGCGCCGGTGATCACCCAGCGGCCGGAAGGGGCCTATACCCACGAGATCTTCGACGCGGCCGTCGCCGGCCTGCAGTAACCGACGGGGCCGGCCGGCCGGGTCGATCCGACCCGCCCGGCCGCTCCACCACCACGATTTGAACAAGGAGAGCCGGGGCGATGGCGACCGTGAAGGCGGGACTGATCCAGATGGGGCTGAAGGGCGACACCTCGATGTCGCCGGACCAGATCCGCGACAAGATGATCGAGGCCCATATTCCGCTGATCGAGGAGGCGGGCCGCAAGGGCGTCCAGGTGCTCAGCTTCCAGGAGGTCTTCACCCAGCCCTACTTCTGCCCGTCGCAGGACGTGAAGTGGTATGCCGCGTGCGAGCGGATTCCCGACGGCCCGACCACCAAGCTGATGCAGGACTATGCGAAGAAGTTCAGCATGGTGATCGTGGTGCCGATCTACGAGGAGGAGATGACCGGGGTGTACTACAACACCGCCGCGGTCATCGACGCCGACGGCAGCTATCTGGGCAAGTACCGCAAGACGCACATTCCGCAGGTTTCCGGCTTCTGGGAGAAGTTCTTCTTCAAGCCCGGCAACACCGGCTTCCCGGTGTTCGAAACCGCCTACGTCAAGCTCGGCGTCTACATCTGCTACGACCGCCATTTCCCGGAGGGCTGGCGCGCTCTGGCGCTGAACGGCGCCGAGTACATCGTCAATCCGTCGGCCACCGTCGCCGGCCTCAGCCAGTATCTGTGGGAGCTGGAGCAGCCCGCCTCGGCGGTCGCCAACGGCTGCTACATCGGGGCGATCAACCGCGTCGGCACCGAGGCGCCGTGGAACATCGGCACGTTCTACGGGTCCAGCTACGTGGTCAATCCGCGCGGCCAGATCATCGGCCAGGCCAGCCAGGACAAGGACGAACTCGTCGTCGTCGACATGGACATGGACATGGTGCGCGAGGTGCGCAACCTGTGGCAGTTCTTCCGCGACCGGCGGCCTGAGACCTACGAGGACCTGGTCGAGCTGCGCTGATCCGCCGGCCTGTGCGCGGGCGCACGGCCATGCCCCGGTGTCGCCACAATCCGGCACCATATGCCGCAGGGACCGCCGGATACGGCGACAAGGAAGCAAGACGATGGCAAAGCTAGCGCACATCCTCGCCCTCGGCACCGTCGCCGGACTCGGCGCCGCTCCCGCCCAGGCCTTCACCTTCGAGAACGGCACCATCTGGCCGCTCGCGGTCTCGATCAACGGCAGCGCGGCGCAGGTCGTGGCGGCGGAGGAAGTGGCGTTCCTGTTCCGTGGCCAGTGCCCGGCCGGCTGCACGCTGTCGATCGCGGTGGCCGACCCGGCGCAGGCCCAGACCCCGATCCGCGGCGCCGGCGGCGAGCCGCCGGCCATTGCCGGCAACGGCGACGCGGCCACGGTGCGGGCCCGGCTCGAGGGCGGCGGCGTCAGCGTCGAGATCGTCGGCGGCGGCCTGCCGGCCCAGACCCCCGTTCGCGCAGCCCGCGACCCCCGCTGCCGCAAGCGACGGACGGGACCGCGCCGGCGCTGACCCCGACCCCGACCACGCCGCCGCTGCAGCCCGCGCCGACCGCGCCGCTGCTGACCCCGGCGCCCGAGACGCCGGCCC encodes:
- a CDS encoding PQQ-dependent sugar dehydrogenase, with amino-acid sequence MRKALWLASACLACAAVPALAQDNLQTLQNMQSTGTSGDMGWVEQDGPYADQLRANLEQINLPAGFQIDLFAVVPDARHMAVGTNIAVFVGTRKDAVWVVTDRNRDRVGDEVKRFAPSIAFNIPNGVCFTDDGFLYIAEQNRVLVFPAAEFFYEGPDVAVGVVVPQGELIPVEEESFNHTARICTFGPDGKMYISLGQPYNVPPPEKADLYSEVGIGGIIRINRDGTGREVYARGIRNSVGLDFNPANGELWFTDNQVDGMGDLIPPGELNRATALGQNFGFPWYGGGDVRTNEYKNDEPPADVVFPEVEMDAHAADLGMTFYTGSMFPARYQGGIFSAQHGSWNRTDPVGARVMFTALNEDGSAASTEVFADGWLLGTGEYMGRPVDVKQMADGSLLVSDDLAGAIYRISYVGN
- a CDS encoding cytochrome c; protein product: MSATDRSRLTRRGARGLLLLLAAAPAAFVAGPALATGDIEAGRQVASVCGVCHGLDGIAKVPDAPNIGGESTFYLERQLELFRSGERTHQQMSIIAQGLSDEDIANVAAYYSAIEIEVVSIPGQ
- a CDS encoding ABC transporter ATP-binding protein; protein product: MKAGQGATPEQTSTAIAIRNLSLTFQANDQPVHALASVDLDVARGEFVSLIGPSGCGKTTLMRVIADLEQPSAGTVQVFGRSPTEARLARLYGYVFQAPTLQAWRTVARNVTLPLEIIGVPAAERRRRAEAGLAMVGLGGFEGKYPWQLSGGMQQRVSIARALSFDPELLLMDEPFGALDEITRDHLNEELLALWAKTGKTAIFVTHSIAEAVFLSTRIVVMSRRPGRIVETIPCTLPPDRDLTVRDAPEFLEIAAHVRRALRDSHSYDD
- a CDS encoding ABC transporter substrate-binding protein, translating into MRKIALLATVFGAVGFAGSAQALDEFTLQLKWVTQAQFAGYYYALEHGYYEEEGLDVTINPGGPDVNPIQVLIGGGADATVEWLGNPLATREAGTPIVNIAQIYNRSGLGLTCPVSTGIEKPEDLAGHKVGTWFFGNEYPTFAFISNLGLTYQGDNPDVEVIKVGFNVDPLLNGEVDCITTMTYNEYYQILQAGFAPEDLRVFQYEDYDASVLEDGLYTLESSIADPAMNDKLVRFVRASIRGWADSTTDQQGAVDAVVENDETGLSQSMDKQVYAMEQVAKLVEPGAHGVGYLDPAAFDRSVDVLLIGGGDAPVITQRPEGAYTHEIFDAAVAGLQ
- a CDS encoding nitrilase-related carbon-nitrogen hydrolase; protein product: MATVKAGLIQMGLKGDTSMSPDQIRDKMIEAHIPLIEEAGRKGVQVLSFQEVFTQPYFCPSQDVKWYAACERIPDGPTTKLMQDYAKKFSMVIVVPIYEEEMTGVYYNTAAVIDADGSYLGKYRKTHIPQVSGFWEKFFFKPGNTGFPVFETAYVKLGVYICYDRHFPEGWRALALNGAEYIVNPSATVAGLSQYLWELEQPASAVANGCYIGAINRVGTEAPWNIGTFYGSSYVVNPRGQIIGQASQDKDELVVVDMDMDMVREVRNLWQFFRDRRPETYEDLVELR
- a CDS encoding ABC transporter permease codes for the protein MSPQRARTAGLLADLAAAMLTAPLFVSTLVDGTGAAATAAALFAPLAVAALALLPRAPTLPLRLLPFACAVVGAAAPLLILDGGSAGPTLWLYMIGYTALLWRSLALLAAEGVPRPISRGLVAAVFGIGLVWYWQVIVAGFGVPRELLPAPSAIAAEFAGQTGVLWSDFVVTFFLSVLPGFAVGSAAGFLFALAVDGRPFLARGLLPLGSAFSAIPIVAVAPIMIMWFGSGPESKAAVVVLMTFFPMMVNTLGGLATVDRMELDLMHSYGAGYWTRLLKLRLPTALPFVFTALKINATLAMIGAIVSEFFGSPLAGMGFRISAMIGRLNLEMVWSTIAVAALAGSLFYGIWAVLERIFTFWHPAQRR
- a CDS encoding ABC transporter permease is translated as MTTDAAVSSRRTRRGAVAVVVAGLVAVWYLVAVPLNGAQLEDLYARIDPDRSFSFGERLSATWDSGRPMLPTPDLIAADFWTSATEAAVTSKRNILYHAAVTTGATVLGFALGALMGVALAVGLVHLRTLDASLMPWLIASQTIPILAIAPMLLAVLGTLGLTGLAPKAAIAMYLCFFPVTVGMVKGLRAPDRLALDLMRTYSASGGQVLAKLRFPTAMPYLFASLKVAIALGLVGTMVAELSTGGQAGLGGRLLTASYNGDMVHMWTALVTSSVLAILLVWAVGLAERAMARSTGALRPGSRA